A genomic stretch from Malus domestica chromosome 15, GDT2T_hap1 includes:
- the LOC139192356 gene encoding uncharacterized protein, translated as MVKFLFQITAELENLTDLQPQDGCDDPNFSYLFKLKCERCGEVSQRETCVSLNETVPLPVGKGTANLIQKCKFCERDGMIMMHPGRGKPLTQETSEARQFAPLMMFECRGYEPVDYVFGGGWKAKSLSGTNFENIDLSAGEFVEYDEKGEYPVMISNLQAAFVVSS; from the exons ATGGTGAAATTCCTGTTCCAGATCACCGCGGAACTCGAGAACCTGACCGACCTCCAGCCTCAGGACGGCTGCGACGACCCCAACTTCTCCTATCTCTTCAAG CTGAAATGTGAGAGGTGTGGAGAGGTGAGCCAGAGAGAAACTTGTGTGAGCTTGAACGAGACTGTTCCGCTTCCAGTCGGCAAAGGAACCGCCAATCTTATCCAGAAG TGCAAGTTTTGTGAGCGCGATGGAATGATTATGATGCACCCAGGTCGAGGTAAGCCACTGACCCAGGAAACAAGTGAAGCCAGGCAGTTCGCCCCATTGATGATGTTTGAGTGCAGGGGTTATGAACCTGTGGACTATGTATTTGGTGGTGGCTGGAAAGCTAAGTCT TTGAGTGGCACAAATTTTGAGAACATTGACTTGTCGGCTGGGGAGTTTGTTGAATATGATGAGAAGGGAGAGTACCCAGTTATGATTTCTAATCTTCAGGCTGCTTTTGTGGTGAGTTCTTAG